TCGCCATACCGACAAGCGGGATCGCACGCTGGATTGTATTGGTAATTCCCGACGGAGAAAGAATTGATCCTTCAGCCATCGTTAAGTATGCCTCAACCGGGGAGTACCCAGCCAAGAGGATGAAGATAGCGCCAACGACAAAGGCCAACACGATTGACAGCGGAATTGGGCCGGTCAGCCAACGTACAAATGCATTACCGTTATTCCTCATCTGACACCGTCCCTCCGGCCATCAATAGGCCAAGCTTGCTCTCAGTCGCCTCACTGACAGGCATTTGGGCAACGATTTCACCCTCGTACATCACGGCTACGCGGGTCGACAATGAGAGAATTTCGCTCAGTTCGGCACTAATCAGAAGGATTCCGCCACCGGAATCGCGGTAATCGGTCAATGTAGAATGAATGAACTCAATTGCACCGATATCGACACCTCTGGTTGGTTGTTCCGCAACTAGTAGTGGAGATTCGTGCTCCATCTCACGCGCAATGAGAATCTTCTGTAAGTTTCCACCCGACAGAGTCCCTACAGCGACATTTTCATTGGCAATCTTCACCGAAAATTTGTCGATGAGTCTCCGCGCAAACGACTTTCGCGCGGGAAGATCGATGATCCCCTTCCGCTTTGTGAGCTCCTCGCCGTAGTGGTGTCCCATGGCGAGGTTTTCCTCTGCTGAGGCCGTCGTCGCCGCGCCCACTCCCTGTCGATCCTCGGGGATGTACGCCAAACCCGCCTCACGCCGCGTTCGAACAGATGCGTTTGTGACTTCTTTGTCCATGACGGAGATCGAGCCGTGCTCCACTGGCGTCAAACCTGCGATTGCACTTGCAAGTTCTGTCTGGCCATTGCCAGCGACACCCGCGATACCAAGAATTTCACCCTGACGCACTGTTAGCGACAAGTCCTTAACCTTCGCTTGTTTTTGAGAATCGCGAACGCTGAGATTTTCAACTTTCAGGACAGGCCGGCCAGGGTCAAACTGCGAAGGAGCTTGAGTCAGATCAACATCACGACCAGTCATCGCCTGAGTCACTGATTCGGGTGTCGCCTCAGACGTCTTCATCCGGGCAACCACACGTCCGTCACGCAAAACAGTCACGCGATCCGAAATATCCATCACCTCGCGCAGCTTATGCGTAATGAGAATGATTGTCTGTCCCTGTTGCTTAAGATGGCGTAGCACGCCAAAAAGCTGATCCGTCTCCTGTGGTGTCAATACCGCGGTTGGTTCGTCCAGAATTAGCACCTTCGCACCGCGGTAGAGAACCTTGATGATCTCTGCGCGTTGGAGCAGACCCACCGGCGCATTTGCAACGCGCACGCGCGGATCCACATCAAGCCCGAAGCGTGTCGCAAAATCTTCAACGATCTTGATCGCTTCCTCCCGGTCGATCAGCACACCCTTGGTCGGCTCCTTACGAAATACCACATTCTCGGCGACGGACATTGAGGGAAACATCTGGAATTCTTGGAACACCATTCCGATTCCAGCCCTGATCGCATCGAGCGGGCTCGAAAAGTGCACTTCCTTTCCTTCGAGGAAGATAGAGCCCTCATCGGGAGTGTAGAGGCCTGAAAGAATTGACATTAAGACTGACTTGCCGGCGCCATTTTCCCCCATGAGCGCATGGATCTCTCCCTTCTTGACTGAAAAAGTCACGTCATCATTCGCGAGGACCCCGGGGAACTGCTTTGTAATGCCCCTCATCTCAACATCTAACACTGCAACCCTCCTTTCTTTATAGACAAGGGAGGGGTCGAGAAGTGTTTCGACCCCTCCCGATGGATTTAGTTGAACTTGCCGGTAGCATCCGGCGGCGTGATTTCGCCGTCGATGATCTGCTGCTTTATCGTTGCAAGCTGCTCAACGACCTCCGGGTGCTCCATGACCGTGCATTGTGAATCCTCAGCACCAGGTGCGAGAGACACGATGTCCATGCCACCCTCTGCAAGCCCGAAGGAACTAAATTGGTCGGCGGTGCCGGCATCGATGTCGGCAATTAGTTGCGGAATAAGAGTATCCATCAACTTCAGAGTGCCGTCACCTACACCGCCAGGAGTGAGCGGACACTGGTTGACGTCAACGCCGTAGCCTGTCACACCGCCCTCGCCTGTAGCCTCAAAGACTCCACCGTTGGAGCCTGAAGCCACCGCGAAGATATGATCCACGTCTTGAGCCACAAGCGCAGCTGCCTGTTCCTTGGCACGCGCCGGATCTGAGAACGGGCTATCGCCTCCGATGAATAGTTGCTGATCGGCAACGTCCGGGTTTGCATCCTTTGCCCCCTGAGCGAACGCATCAGTGTAACGGTGGATGAATGGAATATCGACGGCACCGACAGACCCGATATTGTTGGTTTCCGTGAGCAGACCGGCCTCGTAACCGAGCAGGTAGGCCGCCTCGTGTTCGCGGAAGACCGCGCAATACATGTTTGGCGGGTACGGCTCGTCGGGGCAGTCATCAATATGGATGAACTTCTGATCGGGGTAACGCTCAGCGTACTCGAATGCCACGTCGGTGTACGAGAACGTAATCGTCACGATGTAATCAGGGCTCTCCGAAACAGCCTGATCCATGTTTTGACGGATCGAGGTCTGCTCAGAACTACCTTCATAAACCTTAGCTGTTCCGCCGTTCTGCTCCGCCGCTTGCTCAACGCCGATCTTGCCCGACTCTAGAAACTTGTTCACTCCAATAGGATCATTTGTCAGGTAGATGTAGGTCGGACCGCCCGATCCGCCTCCATCGCCTCCCGAACCAGCTTCACCTTCTTCGCTGCATGCTGCCAGTGACAGTGCAAGCGCCGCTGTGCCGACGAGTGCCGCCAGCTTGTACTTCGCCTTTGAAGTAACCACGATTTCCTCCTAATTAGTTTGATCGTGTGCGAATGGGGCCTAGGGGAACCGTCGAGGGAGACTCTCCTCGATCAACGCGTATCACTCTGCGATCAGTCACAATGGCCGTAATGTTCTCGTGCGGGGTGACGTCAAAAGCGGGATTAATCGCCTGAGTCTCCTCTGGAGCAGTGCGTACCCCGTGGAAGTTCACAACCTCCTCGGTCCCGCGATCTTCGATTTCAATATCAGCACCCGTCTTCGTCTCCATGTCAATGGTGGATTCAGGAGCCACCACGATCACAGGGAGGTTCATTGCCTTCGCCCCTAGAGACAGGGAGTAGGTTCCGATCTTGTTGGCGGTGTCGCCATTTGCCGTAATCCGGTCCGCGCCCGCGAAGAACGCCTGAGCGAAGCCTCTTCTGAGAAGAAACGGTCCCGCGGAATCGACAATAAGGCGATACGGAGCGCCCATCTGCTCGAGCTCCCACGCCGTCAGGCGCGAACCCTGAAGGAGCGGTCGCGTCTCAACAGGGAGTGCCTCCTTGAGCGTGCCACGCTCAAACATGGTTTGAATGACGCCGAGGGCCGTACCGCGCTCCACGCACGCCAACCCTCCCGTGTTACAAACGGTCATGATCGCGTGTTGACCTTCTCCAAGCAGCTCTTCTATAAGATCCGCGCCGTACTGCCCCATGGAATAACACGAGGCAATATCCTCATCGCGAATCGCGAGCGCTTCTTCAAGGATCCTGTCTTTACCCTCGTTCGCGTATTCCATCACGCGCCTCACCCCCCACGAGAGATTGACTGCGGTTGGGCGTGCGTTTGCGAGCCTACGGGAGGCGTCCTCAAGCTCCGCACCTTTCAATCCTTGCTGCGCGATAAGAGCGACTCCCATACCGCCAGCAACTCCAAGAGCCGGCGCGCCTCGCACAGCAAGTCGCTTGATGTCGTTGATCAAATCGTCGAGCTCCGTCACAGTACGAACTTCGAGTTCGCCTGGAAGTTTGGTCTGATCGATGAGCTCGATATGCCCATCAACCCAATCAATAGTCCTCATTGCCTACCTCCAATTTTCAAGTTGTTCTACAAGTATTGCCCACGTGTGCTATCTTGTCAACAAGTTGTTCCACATCTAACGCTGATGTGAACAAGTCCAAACATCGTCGTTAAAGGATTCTCGATGGATCAACAAACAATACTCGAAGCCTTCGGGTGGCTTGGCTCATTCCTTGTCGTCATGTCGCTCGTCCTGCCCAACCAGAAGAAGTTCCGATTCTGGAACCTAGTTGGAAGCGGCATCGCCGCCATCTATAATCTGCTCTTGGGCGTTTGGTCAATGGTCATCATGAACGCGGCCATCGTTATCATCGACGTCTATTGGCTCCATCGGCTCATCACCGAGGGCAGATCGACGCAACCCATTAGAATTGACAGCGAGCTCGATAGCAAGGCAACGCCAGAATCCTAGGGCGTCACCTCAGGTCTACTAAACTGCGGGATCCACGACTCCCGATGAGAATGTGTCCGGAACGGGTCACCATCCATCATGCGCATCCGCTCGGCCAACCTGCAGGAGCACGGACTCTGGGCCCGAGTACAGCCGATGCCGAGTAGCGTGGCAAACTGCCCTCTCCCCGAAATTTCGATGAGACATCGCAGCTCATTTCCCGCTCCCGCAGCGCTTGAATTTCGCGGCGTCTTAGACGCCGTATAGGCAACCTCGCCGGGCGTCGACGCAAGGCCTGCCTCGCAGTCATCAAACCCATGAGCCTCCTCCACCAGCTATACTTAGCAGAGAAGGCCTGAACGAGCAGGAGCGTCGAGCGAATACTGACCGCCCCATGTATTTCTAGCATGTTGGTGGTGAGGTGCCGGAGAGGGCCGTCTTCGCCAGAGCCGCGCGTAATCTCAGATCAACCTATCCACATGTTCGTGGCTTCGATAGCAAGGGCACGACCTGCTCCGGCACGTCGGGTAGCGCAATGTGGCAGCGTCAGAGACTCGCTAGTCTTCTTCGCGACGGGAGTCACGAATGCCCGTTACCTTGTTGACAGGTCCTGATTGGCGGGTGTTGATTGGGATTGTCGGCCAGCCGCCCTGGCATGGTGTCTTGCCCCTGTCTATCCAATGATCCGGGGGGGTGTTGCCACCAGGGTCGGTTGCCAGCATGTGATCGCTGATTAGGGGCTCGGCACCAAGGATGGATGCCTGTCGTAACGTGGATGTGAGGCGTGCTGTCTAGGCTCGGCCGACTTATGGTGCAAACCGAGAGGACAACTGCCATGAGAACTGACCGACCAGACATTTTTCTAGGACTGGACGTCGGCAAGACCGACCACTGGGCCTGCGCACTAACCGATTCCGGGCAGGTGTTATGGAATAAGACCCTGCCCAACAACGAACAAAAACTCACTGATATCTACACGAATCTGTCAGCGAAAGGCTCTGTGCTGGTGGTCGTGGATCAGCCGGCAACAATCGGCGCTCTCGCCATCGCGGTCGCCCAACATATGGGCATCGAGGTCGCCTACCTGCCGGGGCTGACCATGCGCCGGATCGCTGACCTATACCCGGGCGAGGCGAAGACTGATGAAAAGGATGCGTTCATTATCGCTGACGCAGCCCGCAGCCTTCCCCACATCCTGCGACAGCTCACCAAGACCGACCAGGACGAGGCAGGACTGGCGATGCTCACCGGTTTCGACCTTGACCTCTCACAGCAGGTCAATCAAGTCTCCAACCGGATCCGCGGGCTGTTCACCCAAATCCACCCTGAAC
The sequence above is a segment of the Schaalia radingae genome. Coding sequences within it:
- a CDS encoding ABC transporter ATP-binding protein, which translates into the protein MLDVEMRGITKQFPGVLANDDVTFSVKKGEIHALMGENGAGKSVLMSILSGLYTPDEGSIFLEGKEVHFSSPLDAIRAGIGMVFQEFQMFPSMSVAENVVFRKEPTKGVLIDREEAIKIVEDFATRFGLDVDPRVRVANAPVGLLQRAEIIKVLYRGAKVLILDEPTAVLTPQETDQLFGVLRHLKQQGQTIILITHKLREVMDISDRVTVLRDGRVVARMKTSEATPESVTQAMTGRDVDLTQAPSQFDPGRPVLKVENLSVRDSQKQAKVKDLSLTVRQGEILGIAGVAGNGQTELASAIAGLTPVEHGSISVMDKEVTNASVRTRREAGLAYIPEDRQGVGAATTASAEENLAMGHHYGEELTKRKGIIDLPARKSFARRLIDKFSVKIANENVAVGTLSGGNLQKILIAREMEHESPLLVAEQPTRGVDIGAIEFIHSTLTDYRDSGGGILLISAELSEILSLSTRVAVMYEGEIVAQMPVSEATESKLGLLMAGGTVSDEE
- a CDS encoding BMP family ABC transporter substrate-binding protein — its product is MVTSKAKYKLAALVGTAALALSLAACSEEGEAGSGGDGGGSGGPTYIYLTNDPIGVNKFLESGKIGVEQAAEQNGGTAKVYEGSSEQTSIRQNMDQAVSESPDYIVTITFSYTDVAFEYAERYPDQKFIHIDDCPDEPYPPNMYCAVFREHEAAYLLGYEAGLLTETNNIGSVGAVDIPFIHRYTDAFAQGAKDANPDVADQQLFIGGDSPFSDPARAKEQAAALVAQDVDHIFAVASGSNGGVFEATGEGGVTGYGVDVNQCPLTPGGVGDGTLKLMDTLIPQLIADIDAGTADQFSSFGLAEGGMDIVSLAPGAEDSQCTVMEHPEVVEQLATIKQQIIDGEITPPDATGKFN
- the mtnA gene encoding S-methyl-5-thioribose-1-phosphate isomerase, translating into MRTIDWVDGHIELIDQTKLPGELEVRTVTELDDLINDIKRLAVRGAPALGVAGGMGVALIAQQGLKGAELEDASRRLANARPTAVNLSWGVRRVMEYANEGKDRILEEALAIRDEDIASCYSMGQYGADLIEELLGEGQHAIMTVCNTGGLACVERGTALGVIQTMFERGTLKEALPVETRPLLQGSRLTAWELEQMGAPYRLIVDSAGPFLLRRGFAQAFFAGADRITANGDTANKIGTYSLSLGAKAMNLPVIVVAPESTIDMETKTGADIEIEDRGTEEVVNFHGVRTAPEETQAINPAFDVTPHENITAIVTDRRVIRVDRGESPSTVPLGPIRTRSN
- a CDS encoding YgjV family protein, with product MDQQTILEAFGWLGSFLVVMSLVLPNQKKFRFWNLVGSGIAAIYNLLLGVWSMVIMNAAIVIIDVYWLHRLITEGRSTQPIRIDSELDSKATPES